A window from Mytilus galloprovincialis chromosome 8, xbMytGall1.hap1.1, whole genome shotgun sequence encodes these proteins:
- the LOC143043012 gene encoding nucleoporin p58/p45-like — MANQPGGFNFGGPSATSSPFTLNKSATAPAAAGGFSFGAAPAAGGQSTATQPAAGGLSFGNTASTGTGGFNLGGNLAATSAPTGGFGFGGGTQPASTSTGFNLGGIPAATSATAGPTLTGLLSGNPPGSTGTLGLGGVAPKPAATGITCVSFGQTTLLGATTSAPATGLSFGAPTQPATGLTLGGLAKTTTGPTLGGIAQAKPGFSLGGAISQPAAGLGGTQQASTGFGLGGTTQPSAQGFGLGGTTQTATAGFGLGPKPQLQSGLTMGAAGINIGQATSTGSSIFGQTAAKPQVTGLGGVDPKTSAVSSGGTTTDTKPGDGKTLKASQLPPEIYGTVDEFQKYTKSEKNVQDDLARSTSKPLYKVQEDVVALRQLLSVVSNGIQRNALVVEKLKHEMTQELKNAEMSMRTKDIPPGLQYDNTAPAEYFHRLVEDFENQMLSYRQQIETLEEHLASTHQPNKLTPDDLILLLRKLHETFIALAAQLHQVHEAVKTQKEHYLNYRKIFLHDTNNIFEPEKKQQPQTRQDTSTHLGPTPFGGLTNAAAVAMASALTRSQQPAGPPVAGLAGNLGQTAGFGSTGLFGGGTTQPAAFGATTATQPGIGGFGGFGTTTTQPAGFKGFGSGFGTTTTTQSTGFGAGFGATGGTATVRPLGFGTATTAASGFGGQSTFGQTGSLFGTAPAAAPAFGANGEPFQLNKPPTSKKKR; from the exons ATGGCTAACCAACCAG GAGGGTTTAATTTTGGAGGTCCATCTGCAACATCATCGCCATTTACACTTAACAAATCTGCAACAGCTCCTGCTGCCGCTGGTGGCTTTAGCTTTGGTGCTGCACCTGCAGCAGGAGGACAATCGACAGCCACTCAACCAGCAGCAGGTGGATTAAGCTTTGGTAACACAGCCAGTACAGGCACAG gTGGGTTTAACTTGGGAGGCAATCTGGCGGCAACCTCAGCTCCAACTGGAGGTTTTGGTTTTGGAGGTGGCACTCAGCCTGCTAGTACTTCAACTGGTTTCAATTTAGGAGGCATACCTGCTGCCACTAGTGCTACAGCAGGGCCCACCCTGACTGGATTACTGTCTGGCAATCCACCTGGAAGTACTGGAACCTTAGGGCTAGGTGGTGTGGCCCCTAAACCTGCAGCTACAGGTATAACAT GTGTTTCATTTGGACAGACAACATTACTAGGGGCAACAACATCTGCTCCAGCTACTGGATTATCATTTGGAGCACCAACTCAACCTGCAACCGGTTTAACCCTGGGTGGGTTAGCCAAAACCACCACAGGTCCAACATTAGGTGGAATAGCACAAGCAAAACCTGGTTTCAGTCTTGGAGGTGCAATAAGTCAGCCAGCTGCAGGACTTGGTGGGACCCAACAAGCATCCACTGGATTTGGACTGGGTGGGACTACACAACCATCTGCTCAAGGGTTTGGGCTAGGTGGAACCACACAGACGGCCACTGCTGGATTTGGACTTGGACCGAAACCACAATTACAAAGTGGTCTCACAATGGGTGCTGCTGGAATCAATATTGGACAAGCTACAAGTA CTGGATCTAGTATATTTGGACAGACTGCTGCCAAACCACAAGTTACAGGTCTGGGAGGTGTTGATCCAAAGACTTCAGCGGTTTCATCTG GTGGAACAACAACAGATACAAAGCCAGG AGATGGCAAAACACTTAAAGCATCACAGCTGCCTCCAGAAATATATGGAACTGTTGACGAATTTCA gaagTATACAAAATCTGAGAAGAATGTACAAGATGACTTAGCTAGATCTACCTCCAAACCTCTATACAAAGTACAGGAAGATGTGGTTGCTTTAAGACAACTGTTATCTGTAGTGTCCAATGGTATACAGAGAAATGCACTCGTAGTTGAAAAGTTAAAACATGAGATGACTCAG GAATTGAAAAATGCTGAGATGTCAATGAGAACCAAAGATATACCTCCCGGACTACAGTATGACAACACAGCTCCTGCAGA ATACTTCCACCGTTTGGTAGAGGATTTTGAGAATCAGATGTTATCATACCGACAGCAGATAGAAACATTAGAAGAACATCTGGCATCTACACACCAGCCAAATAAACTTACACCAGATG attTGATTCTGTTGCTAAGGAAACTCCATGAGACATTTATAGCATTAGCTGCACAATTACATCAAGTTCATGAAGCTGTtaag ACACAAAAAGAGCACTATTTAAACTACAGAAAGATTTTTCTCCATGatacaaataacatatttgaGCCAGAAAAGAAACAGCAACCCCAGACTAGACAAGACACATCCACACATCTTGGTCCTACACCATTTGGTGGTCTGACTAATGCTGCTGCAGTTGCCATGGCATCAGCTTTAACTAGATCACAACAACCTGCAG GACCACCTGTAGCAGGTCTGGCAGGTAATCTTGGTCAAACAGCTGGATTTGGTTCTACAGGGTTATTTGGTGGAGGAACAACACAGCCTGCAG cTTTTGGAGCCACAACAGCAACACAGCCAGGGATAGGAG gttttggtGGATTTGGCACCACGACTACACAACCTGCTGGTTTTAAAG GTTTCGGCAGTGGATTTGGAACAACAACCACCACCCAGTCAACAGGTTTTGGGGCTGGGTTTGGTGCAACAGGAGGGACAGCCACTGTTCGGCCATTAG gtTTTGGAACAGCAACAACAGCTGCATCAGGTTTTGGAGGTCAAAGTACATTTGGTCAAACTGGTTCCCTGTTTGGTACAGCCCCTGCTGCTGCACCTGCCTTTGGGGCAAATGGAGAACCTTTCCAGCTCAACAAGCCCCCTACATCAAAGAAAAAGAGATGA